The Halomonas elongata DSM 2581 DNA segment CGGGGTGCGGTCATAGCAGGGCCTCGAGCGGAGAAATGGTGGCTTCGAGCCTGGCCGCGACGTTGTCGATGGCGAGCTCGATGCCGGTGTCGCAGTAATAGCCTCCGTTGAGTTGCACGGTGTGCATGACCGTACGATGAAAACAGCGGAACAGTTCCTCGTCGGGCGGTTGCCCATGGTGCCAGAAGTCGTTCAGCCCGCCGTCGAACGTCAGGCCGTCGAGCCGGTAGATCGGCTGGCTCAGGGCGATGGTCGGACAACGATGTTCCAACGCCACGATACCCGAGGTGCTGTTGACCGTCACGGTACCGGTGGCGGCCTTGAACAATGCGTTGAGATCGCCGGACTCGAGATAGACGACGCGTCCGGCGATGTCATAGCGCTTCTCGAGGCGTGCAATGAGGCCGGCGTAGTCGATGAGGCCCATGTCCAGCGGGTGGTTCTTGATGCACAGCAGGCTGTCCGACGGCGCATGGCGGGCGAAGGAGGCCATGGTGTACTCGATCACTTCCGGCATGTCGGCGAAAGCCGAGTGATTGCGGATCTGGGCATCGCCATTGAGCTGCAGGGGCAGCACGAAATAGGGCTGCTTGCCTTCGGCCAGGGCGCGAATGCGTTCGGCATCGTGCGGCTTCCACCAGTGCAACTGGGTGAAGCGCTTGATATAGCCGGCGTATTCGACGGGCGCAGTGACCGGCGCATGGTTGCG contains these protein-coding regions:
- a CDS encoding capsule biosynthesis protein codes for the protein MNSPKRSFLFLQGVCSPFFPRLAKRLRADGHHVAKVHFAGGDIAYWSRHAGPSHAFRGKLEELPDFLADLWERHGTTDQLLFGDQRPIHLAAAKAARKVGIRNQVLEEGYFRPHWITLEREGVNGYSLLPQEADWYLEVGRQLPDPPPAKRFQTSFKRRATHDVLYHLAGLANPALFPRYRNHAPVTAPVEYAGYIKRFTQLHWWKPHDAERIRALAEGKQPYFVLPLQLNGDAQIRNHSAFADMPEVIEYTMASFARHAPSDSLLCIKNHPLDMGLIDYAGLIARLEKRYDIAGRVVYLESGDLNALFKAATGTVTVNSTSGIVALEHRCPTIALSQPIYRLDGLTFDGGLNDFWHHGQPPDEELFRCFHRTVMHTVQLNGGYYCDTGIELAIDNVAARLEATISPLEALL